The following proteins come from a genomic window of Aquimarina sp. MAR_2010_214:
- a CDS encoding FecR family protein has protein sequence MLDDKKDDIFLSRWINGELSEEELREFKSHPEYEHYVKIMAGADALDLTDYDIEKELSTLKSKSSYTSKEKSNSVIKLWPYIAVAASIVIILGIFLFKPSESFNANYGEQLTVTLPDGSEMILNAKSTASFDEKNWKKNRMVTLEGEAFFKVKKGSKFTVTTKNGKVSVLGTQFNVQSQNTLFEVTCFEGKVSVVNKENKNILTAGKGYRNLENTAPESWTFDTQKPSWLNNTSSFRSIPIKYVFNELEEQYDLKIKTTEINLETIYTGTFPNNNKEVALRTVFSTLGMKYSLSKDSKTVVLEK, from the coding sequence ATGTTAGACGATAAAAAAGATGATATATTCTTATCCAGGTGGATTAACGGAGAGCTTTCTGAGGAAGAACTTCGTGAGTTTAAGTCTCACCCTGAGTATGAGCATTATGTAAAAATAATGGCCGGTGCTGACGCTTTGGATCTAACAGATTATGATATAGAAAAAGAACTCTCTACTTTAAAATCTAAATCAAGTTATACATCAAAAGAAAAATCTAATTCGGTTATAAAATTATGGCCTTACATAGCAGTTGCCGCTTCAATCGTAATTATTTTAGGGATATTTTTATTTAAACCCAGCGAATCTTTTAATGCCAACTATGGAGAGCAATTAACTGTAACATTGCCAGATGGATCCGAAATGATCTTAAATGCCAAATCGACTGCAAGCTTTGATGAGAAAAATTGGAAGAAAAATAGAATGGTGACCTTAGAAGGAGAAGCTTTTTTTAAAGTAAAAAAAGGAAGCAAATTCACTGTTACAACCAAAAATGGAAAAGTCTCTGTACTAGGAACTCAATTTAACGTACAATCTCAAAATACTCTTTTTGAAGTTACTTGTTTTGAAGGGAAAGTTAGTGTTGTTAATAAGGAAAATAAAAATATTCTAACAGCAGGAAAAGGATATAGAAATCTAGAAAATACTGCCCCAGAAAGCTGGACTTTTGATACTCAGAAACCATCCTGGCTTAATAATACAAGTTCGTTTAGAAGTATACCTATCAAATATGTATTTAACGAACTTGAAGAACAATATGATTTAAAAATTAAAACAACAGAGATAAATCTCGAAACTATATACACAGGAACTTTTCCAAACAATAATAAGGAAGTTGCTCTTAGAACAGTTTTTAGTACCTTAGGCATGAAGTATAGCCTATCGAAAGATAGTAAGACCGTGGTATTAGAAAAATAA
- a CDS encoding RNA polymerase sigma factor, whose protein sequence is MSDNKNSTCNEQVFDEFFKSNSKLLRNYIYYKFGDLEQAEDIVQDAFIKLWNNCSKVSIDKAKSYIYTIATNLGISVTRHQKVRFKYRDYIIQRKTDINHESPEFIALEKEYMEKLKSAIADLSERQREVFLLSRIDKKTYKEIAELSNVSVKAIEKLMHKALITLRKKIGNI, encoded by the coding sequence ATGTCTGACAACAAAAATTCTACTTGTAACGAGCAAGTCTTTGACGAATTTTTCAAGAGTAACTCCAAACTTTTGAGGAATTACATATATTATAAATTTGGAGATCTGGAACAGGCCGAAGATATTGTTCAAGATGCATTTATTAAACTCTGGAATAATTGCTCTAAAGTTTCTATAGATAAGGCTAAAAGTTACATTTATACAATTGCTACTAATCTTGGTATTAGCGTTACACGACATCAAAAAGTGAGGTTCAAATACAGAGATTACATTATACAACGTAAAACAGACATCAATCACGAATCACCAGAATTTATTGCTCTTGAAAAAGAGTATATGGAAAAATTAAAAAGTGCAATTGCAGATTTATCAGAACGTCAAAGAGAAGTGTTTCTGCTAAGTCGAATAGATAAAAAAACATATAAGGAAATTGCAGAACTATCGAATGTTTCTGTAAAAGCTATAGAGAAATTAATGCACAAAGCATTGATAACATTAAGAAAAAAAATAGGAAATATTTAG